In the Pseudochaenichthys georgianus chromosome 1, fPseGeo1.2, whole genome shotgun sequence genome, one interval contains:
- the LOC117455648 gene encoding NACHT, LRR and PYD domains-containing protein 14-like yields MDLENCLKNILKNKFQKVKEAGNSLLPSRLCYRELKQEHKQFHTNLLQNEFRFIDKSDLHTWVVYPTVLLSEILSCAWKHNSSQRTVLTVGVCGVGKTTTVQRCALEWAEGKACQDVHLLFPLTFWELNLLEHELTLIELLLTFFPDLKELDSVSLRNSHVCFVLDALDEYHGTLDFHCPTVRDVSELSTVENLLTNLIRGDLLPLAHIWITTRFAAATQIPDRFLLKETEVQGFNDEQQEEHLRALVGDDNLADKVINHVKISRSLDFLCQVPTICTIMAHVLKAHLKPDDGFKIHPLSLTQIYTNLVKASNPGTVAKLKMLAKLWMGECEVFYDYHLSEIDLSVEEASTFSKECPLVLKEENGLHNSTVFRFGHSSILEFFAASAELDSIETKSDPSRLCKCLVDTALESSMGKTDVFLRFIFGLLRERGMLEPHDPLLVYTKKLILDYILSYKAVGLFHCLREYDNQALLDEVKFFLKYRFCPISNFSEMHWTIMLQRTSNFEGIRDSFEMPVSARCDEKLIRQLAAIFKSKKAMLRFSNLTDECCPALASILSTKESYLRELDLGFNSIRDEGVRELVQGLSDENCRLKTIRLQGCGLTGHSCEDLALVLRRSWKLRELDLSMNEIGDDGVRYLADGLRSPECQLETLRLSQCNIEEKGSSCLASALQENLGSLKVLDLSINMVGDKGTKELYVKCDRQLTKLEMYHCGITVLSCHNIGEALKYETSSLVELNLSNNQLKDAGFALICEGMYAWCRLEKLNVSRCGITGRACVYLATVLCSLSQLYKGLTQKTDWQAVELRELDLSMNCLGDQGVREISAGLKNPYSRLRALNLSHCSLTDDCCAELASGLASKESILSELDLSGNDLQDKGVRKLCTGIRSPHCKLEKLSLRTCGLTSRSIQFLSAALKANPQHLAELHLMGNSLENSGLKVLVELTKNQKYCLHTIDVCAD; encoded by the exons ATGGATCTTGAAAACTGTCTGAAAAACATTCTGAAGAACAAATTTCAGAAAGTGAAAGAAGCTGGAAACTCGTTACTTCCTTCAAGACTTTGCTATCGTGAGCTCAAGCAGGAACACAAACAATTTCATACTAATTTGTTACAGAATGAGTTTCGATTTATTGACAAGTCCGACCTTCACACTTGGGTTGTTTATCCAACTGTCCTGCTCTCGGAGATTTTATCGTGCGCCTGGAAACACAACAGCAGCCAACGAACGGTCCTCACCGTAGGCGTGTGTGGCGTTGGAAAAACCACAACAGTGCAGAGATGTGCTCTGGAGTGGGCCGAGGGCAAAGCGTGCCAGGACGTCCATCTCCTGTTTCCTCTCACCTTCTGGGAGTTAAATTTGCTCGAACACGAACTGACCCTAATTGAACTTCTCCTGACGTTTTTCCCTGACCTGAAGGAGCTCGACAGTGTCAGCCTGAGGAATAGCCATGTGTGCTTTGTCCTCGATGCGCTGGATGAGTATCATGGCACATTAGACTTTCACTGTCCAACTGTGAGGGATGTTTCGGAGTTATCTACAGTAGAAAATCTTTTGACTAATCTCATCAGGGGGGATTTACTTCCCCTTGCTCATATATGGATAACAACCAGATTTGCAGCGGCAACACAAATCCCTGATCGTTTTTTGCTTAAAGAGACCGAGGTTCAAGGGTTCAATGATGAACAGCAGGAGGAGCACCTAAGGGCACTCGTCGGTGATGACAATTTGGCCGACAAAGTCATCAACCACGTGAAAATATCAAGGAGTCTGGACTTCCTTTGTCAGGTACCCACAATCTGCACCATCATGGCACATGTGTTGAAGGCTCATCTAAAACCAGATGATGGATTTAAAATCCACCCCCTGAGTTTAACCCAGATCTACACAAATCTGGTCAAAGCATCAAACCCAGGAACGGTTGCCAAGCTGAAAATGCTGGCAAAGCTTTGGATGGGAGAATGTGAGGTATTCTATGATTATCATCTTTCAGAAATTGACCTAAGTGTTGAGGAAGCGTCAACTTTCTCCAAAGAGTGTCCTCTTGTGTTGAAAGAAGAAAATGGGCTCCATAACAGCACTGTGTTTCGCTTTGGTCACTCAAGCATTCTGGAGTTCTTTGCAGCGTCTGCTGAATTGGACAGTATTGAAACAAAATCTGACCCGTCGAGACTTTGTAAGTGTCTGGTGGACACGGCACTGGAGAGTTCGATGGGAAAAACAGATGTCTTCCTTCGCTTCATCTTTGGTCTCCTGAGGGAGCGCGGCATGTTGGAGCCACATGATCCGCTGTTAGTCTACACCAAGAAGCTGATCCTGGACTACATTCTGTCCTACAAGGCTGTGGGTCTGTTCCACTGTCTGAGGGAGTACGACAACCAGGCTTTACTGGATGAAGTTAAGTTTTTCCTGAAGTATCGCTTCTGTCCCATTTCTAATTTCTCAGAAATGCATTGGACCATCATGTTGCAGCGGACCAGCAATTTCGAAGGGATAAGAGACAGTTTTGAGATGCCAGTGTCTGCGAGATGTGATGAGAAACTCATCAGGCAGCTAGCAGCTATTTTCAAATCCAAGAAAGCCAT GCTGCGATTCTCCAACCTGACAGACGAGTGTTGTCCGGCCTTAGCATCCATCCTGAGCACAAAGGAGTCTTACCTGAGGGAGCTGGACCTGGGGTTCAACAGCATCAGGGATGAAGGAGTCAGGGAGCTGGTGCAGGGGCTGAGCGATGAAAACTGCAGGCTGAAGACCATCAGGCTGCAAGGCTGCGGGTTGACCGGGCACTCCTGTGAAGACCTGGCCCTGGTCCTGAGGCGGTCTTGGAAACTGCGAGAGTTGGACCTCAGCATGAACGAGATAGGAGATGACGGAGTGAGATATCTTGCAGATGGTTTGAGATCTCCTGAATGCCAGTTGGAAACGCTCAG ACTATCACAGTGCAACATTGAGGAGAAAGGCAGCAGCTGCCTGGCCTCGGCTCTGCAGGAGAACTTGGGCAGCCTGAAAGTGTTGGACCTGAGCATCAACATGGTCGGAGACAAAGGGACCAAAGAGCTCTATGTCAAATGTGACCGGCAGCTAACGAAGCTGGA GATGTACCACTGTGGCATCACTGTGCTGAGCTGTCACAATATCGGGGAGGCTCTGAAGTACGAAACCAGCTCTCTGGTAGAGCTCAACCTGAGCAACAACCAGTTGAAAGACGCTGGCTTTGCACTCATCTGCGAGGGCATGTACGCATGGTGTAGACTGGAGAAACTCAA TGTTTCAAGGTGTGGAATCACTGGCAGGGCTTGCGTTTATCTTGCCACGGTCCTGTGCTCCCTGTCGCAGCTGTACAAGGGGCTGACGCAGAAGACCGACTGGCAGGCGGTGGAGCTGAGAGAGCTGGACCTCAGCATGAACTGCCTCGGGGACCAGGGGGTCAGGGAAATATCGGCCGGACTGAAGAACCCCTACAGCCGCCTGAGAGCGCTCAA CCTGAGTCACTGCAGCCTGACGGATGACTGCTGTGCAGAGCTGGCCTCGGGCCTGGCCTCCAAGGAGAGCATCCTCAGCGAGCTGGACCTGTCGGGGAACGACCTGCAGGACAAGGGAGTGAGGAAACTCTGCACGGGAATCAGAAGCCCTCACTGTAAACTCGAGAAGCTGTC